A genomic window from Mobula hypostoma chromosome X1, sMobHyp1.1, whole genome shotgun sequence includes:
- the LOC134340205 gene encoding collagen alpha-1(I) chain-like, protein MFSFVDTRTLLLLAATLVVGRCQAEDDGDTGGCMKDGQTYQNNDIWKPDRCLICVCDSGQVLCDEIICDEKTDCPNAELPDGECCPVCPDQEPDEGVIHPSGPRVQGPPGPKGEPGPKGDRGLPGLPGRDGVPGTPGRDGPPGPPGPPGTSGLGGNFLPQYDGFSEKTSGGIPMPGPMGPMGPRGAPGPPGAPGPQGFQGHQGEPGEPGAPGPMGPRGPPGPPGKNGDDGEHGKAGRPGERGPPGPQGARGFPGTPGLPGIKGHRGFNGLDGAKGDSGPAGPKGETGAPGENGTPGPMGPRGANGERGRPGPPGPAGARGNDGAAGAAGPPGSVGPAGPPGFPGAPGAKVGLHATTGTLKVVFFVY, encoded by the exons ATGTTCAGCTTTGTGGATACTCGGACTTTGCTGTTACTTGCAGCAACGTTAGTAGTGGGAAGATGTCAAGCCGAAGATGATG GTGATACGGGGGGCTGCATGAAGGATGGACAAACATACCAAAATAACGATATCTGGAAACCCGACCGTTGCCTGATCTGCGTCTGCGACAGTGGCCAGGTCCTGTGCGATGAAATAATCTGCGATGAAAAGACCGACTGCCCTAATGCTGAACTCCCCGACGGAGAGTGCTGCCCTGTCTGCCCCGATCAAGAAC CAGATGAAGGTGTAATA CATCCTTCTGGCCCAAGGGTTCAG GGACCTCCTGGCCCCAAGGGAGAGCCTGGTCCTAAGGGTGATAGA ggACTTCCAGGATTACCAGGAAGAGATGGAGTTCCTGGAACTCCCGGCAGAGACGGTCCTCCTGGTCCACCTGGCCCACCTGGAACGTCTGGCCTTGGCGGA AACTTCCTCCCCCAATATGATGGCTTCAGTGAGAAAACATCTGGTGGTATTCCAATGCCTGGACCTATG GGTCCAATGGGTCCCAGAGGAGCTCCTGGCCCCCCTGGTGCACCT GGCCCTCAAGGTTTCCAAGGTCACCAAGGCGAGCCTGGTGAACCAGGTGCACCT GGTCCCATGGGTCCACGTGGTCCTCCTGGCCCCCCTGGCAAGAATGGTGATGAT GGTGAACATGGCAAAGCTGGTCGCCCCGGTGAACGTGGTCCTCCTGGTCCTCAG GGTGCTCGTGGTTTCCCTGGAACTCCTGGACTTCCAGGAATCAAAGGACACAGA GGTTTCAATGGCTTGGATGGTGCTAAGGGTGACTCTGGTCCAGCTGGCCCTAAG GGTGAAACTGGTGCTCCTGGTGAAAATGGAACTCCTGGTCCAATG GGCCCACGTGGTGCGAATGGAGAGCGAGGTCGCCCTGGCCCTCCTGGCCCTGCT GGTGCTCGTGGTAACGATGGTGCTGCTGGTGCTGCTGGCCCACCT GGTTCTGTTGGTCCCGCTGGTCCTCCTGGCTTCCCTGGTGCTCCTGGAGCTAAGGTGGGTTTACATGCCACAACTGGAACTTTGAAAGTTGTGTTTTTTGTTTACTAA